The following proteins come from a genomic window of Geminicoccaceae bacterium SCSIO 64248:
- a CDS encoding 2-hydroxyacid dehydrogenase, translating to MSGIAIIGDRFMLPGAFEAALERIEGLDGPVRSLELPWPDEPMRHGYQGEGGHAPGLEHLREYMGEPDAIADFIGDASILITHLAPVTAPMLDRLPGLKLIAVCRGGPVNIDREAARERGVTVVNAPGRNASAVAEFTIGAILAETRLIRAGHEALREGTWQGDLYRADITGPELSETTVGLIGYGQIGSRVTKLLRPFGCRILVTDPYAGLDAEDRAAGVAQTTLDELLATSDIVSLHARVTDETRGFLAAEQFARMKRGAWFINTARGPMVDYDALYQALASGHLRGAMLETFWQEPAPPDAPLLRLPNVTLTPHIAGASLTTVRIAARMVAEEVRRHLAGEPPLNPC from the coding sequence GTGAGCGGAATCGCGATCATTGGCGACCGGTTCATGCTGCCCGGCGCCTTCGAGGCCGCGCTCGAACGGATCGAAGGCCTCGATGGGCCGGTCCGCTCCCTGGAATTGCCCTGGCCGGACGAACCGATGCGCCACGGCTACCAGGGCGAAGGCGGCCACGCGCCCGGCCTGGAGCATCTGCGCGAGTACATGGGCGAGCCCGATGCGATCGCGGATTTCATCGGCGACGCGTCGATCCTGATCACCCACCTGGCACCCGTCACCGCGCCGATGCTGGACCGGCTGCCGGGCCTGAAGCTGATCGCGGTCTGCCGCGGCGGCCCCGTCAACATCGACCGCGAGGCGGCGCGCGAGCGCGGCGTCACCGTGGTCAACGCGCCCGGCCGCAACGCCTCGGCCGTGGCCGAGTTCACGATCGGCGCGATCCTTGCCGAGACCCGGCTGATCCGCGCCGGCCACGAGGCCCTGCGCGAGGGGACCTGGCAGGGCGATCTCTACCGCGCCGACATCACCGGACCGGAGTTGTCGGAGACGACCGTCGGGCTGATCGGCTACGGCCAGATCGGCAGCCGCGTGACCAAGCTGCTGCGCCCGTTCGGCTGCCGGATCCTGGTGACCGATCCCTATGCCGGGCTCGACGCGGAGGACCGCGCGGCCGGCGTCGCGCAGACGACGCTGGACGAGCTTCTCGCCACGTCGGACATCGTCAGCCTGCACGCCCGGGTCACCGACGAGACCCGCGGCTTCCTCGCGGCCGAACAGTTCGCCCGGATGAAGCGGGGGGCCTGGTTCATCAACACCGCGCGCGGGCCGATGGTCGACTACGACGCGCTCTACCAGGCGCTCGCGTCCGGCCATCTGCGCGGCGCCATGCTGGAGACCTTCTGGCAGGAGCCGGCGCCGCCGGACGCGCCGCTTTTGCGCCTGCCCAACGTCACCCTGACGCCGCATATCGCGGGCGCGTCGCTCACCACCGTGCGCATCGCGGCTCGCATGGTGGCGGAGGAGGTCCGCCGTCATCTGGCCGGCGAACCGCCGCTCAACCCCTGCTGA
- a CDS encoding carbohydrate kinase yields the protein MSRDILIGIDAGTSVIKAVAFDLADGREIGCASRPNLYESRPDGAVEQDMARTWADTAAVLAELAERIANLPARAAALAVTGQGDGTWLVDRAGEPAAPGWLWLDSRAARIVRGFERDGVRQALYERTGCGLNACNMSAQLVWMKRNTPDVLARADSAMHCKDWLYFKLTGIRATDPSEAIFTFGDFRSGQYDDDVLAALGLDDERRLLPDIVDGSVTTHPLSDEAARQTGLPAGLPVALGFVDIVCTGLGGGAYAHGRKVGLSIVGSTGIHLRLFDRAEDMALPPEPSGYTIMVPIPGMISRIQTNMAATLNVDWIVGIATQGALLAGNAADRATMLSRIDESVLTARPGSAVFHPYIHHAGERGPFLDAFARAQFTGLTADVTLPDLARAVYEGLALASRDCYGALGEPPAEIRIAGGAARSTAFKRILASALGRPVREGTLAEAGAAGAAMMAGVAIGAFAGMDEAVAAWVDPTLTGTVEPDPELAGLYDRLFDIYRTARQAMPPIWEQLAGLRAEGHP from the coding sequence ATGAGCCGGGACATCCTGATCGGCATCGACGCCGGCACCTCGGTGATCAAGGCGGTCGCCTTCGATCTGGCCGACGGCCGCGAGATCGGCTGCGCGTCACGGCCCAATCTCTACGAGAGCCGGCCCGACGGCGCGGTCGAGCAGGACATGGCCCGGACCTGGGCGGACACGGCGGCGGTGCTCGCCGAGCTCGCCGAGCGGATCGCGAACCTGCCCGCACGGGCGGCCGCGCTCGCGGTGACCGGCCAGGGCGACGGCACCTGGCTGGTCGATCGTGCGGGCGAGCCCGCCGCGCCCGGCTGGCTGTGGCTCGATTCGCGCGCGGCACGCATCGTCCGCGGCTTCGAGCGGGACGGCGTCCGCCAGGCGCTCTACGAGCGGACCGGCTGCGGCCTCAACGCCTGCAACATGAGCGCGCAGCTCGTCTGGATGAAGCGCAACACGCCGGATGTGCTGGCGCGCGCGGACAGCGCCATGCATTGCAAGGACTGGCTCTATTTCAAGCTGACCGGCATCCGCGCGACCGATCCGTCCGAGGCGATCTTCACGTTCGGCGATTTCCGCAGCGGACAGTACGACGACGACGTCCTGGCCGCGCTCGGACTGGACGACGAGCGCCGGCTCCTGCCCGACATCGTCGACGGCTCGGTCACCACCCACCCTCTGAGCGACGAGGCGGCGCGGCAGACCGGGCTGCCCGCCGGCCTGCCCGTCGCGCTGGGTTTCGTCGACATCGTGTGCACGGGCCTGGGCGGCGGCGCCTACGCGCACGGCCGGAAGGTCGGCCTCTCGATCGTCGGATCGACCGGCATCCATCTGCGCCTGTTCGACCGCGCCGAGGACATGGCGCTGCCGCCGGAGCCGTCCGGCTACACGATCATGGTGCCGATCCCCGGCATGATCTCCCGAATCCAGACCAACATGGCTGCGACGCTCAACGTCGATTGGATCGTCGGCATCGCGACGCAGGGCGCGCTTCTCGCCGGCAACGCGGCCGACCGCGCGACCATGCTGAGTCGAATCGACGAGTCGGTGCTGACGGCACGACCGGGCTCGGCGGTGTTCCACCCCTACATCCATCACGCGGGGGAACGCGGCCCGTTCCTCGACGCCTTCGCCCGCGCGCAGTTCACCGGATTGACCGCCGACGTCACGCTGCCCGACCTCGCGCGCGCGGTCTACGAGGGCTTGGCGCTGGCCTCGCGCGACTGCTACGGCGCGCTCGGCGAGCCGCCCGCGGAGATCCGGATCGCCGGCGGCGCCGCGCGCTCGACGGCGTTCAAGCGCATCCTCGCCTCGGCGCTCGGACGGCCGGTGCGCGAAGGCACGCTGGCGGAGGCCGGGGCGGCGGGAGCGGCCATGATGGCGGGCGTCGCGATCGGCGCCTTCGCCGGCATGGACGAGGCCGTCGCCGCCTGGGTCGACCCGACGCTCACGGGAACGGTCGAGCCCGATCCGGAGCTTGCCGGCCTGTACGACCGTCTGTTCGACATCTACCGCACGGCGCGGCAAGCGATGCCCCCGATCTGGGAGCAGCTCGCCGGCCTGCGGGCGGAGGGCCACCCGTGA
- a CDS encoding class II aldolase/adducin family protein, translated as MTDSEHDLRQKLIESCRWMNDCGLNQGTSGNISIRAGDAMLISPTGVPYDQLQPDDIARMPFKAEYGSWEGPLDPSSEWRFHFDIMTARPEVGAIVHTHSTYATALAMCRKEIPACHYMIAAAGGPTIRCAGYATYGTKELSNLAIEALEGRTCCLLANHGMIATGPDIAKARWLAVELETIAKQYYLTLAIGGPVNLPDSEIAHVIDRFKSYGPRPKTDGQQAA; from the coding sequence ATGACCGACAGCGAACACGACCTCAGGCAGAAGCTCATCGAGTCCTGCCGCTGGATGAACGATTGCGGCCTGAACCAGGGCACGTCCGGCAACATCAGCATCCGCGCGGGCGACGCCATGCTGATCTCGCCGACCGGCGTGCCCTACGACCAGCTCCAGCCGGACGACATCGCGCGCATGCCGTTCAAGGCGGAGTACGGCTCTTGGGAGGGACCGCTCGACCCGTCCTCGGAATGGCGCTTCCATTTCGACATCATGACGGCGCGCCCGGAGGTCGGCGCCATCGTGCACACGCATTCGACCTACGCGACCGCGCTCGCCATGTGCCGCAAGGAGATCCCGGCCTGCCACTACATGATCGCGGCCGCGGGTGGCCCGACGATCCGCTGCGCGGGCTACGCGACCTACGGCACCAAGGAGCTGTCGAACCTCGCGATCGAGGCGCTGGAAGGGCGGACCTGCTGCCTGCTCGCCAATCACGGCATGATCGCGACTGGGCCCGACATCGCCAAGGCGCGCTGGCTCGCGGTCGAGCTCGAGACGATCGCCAAGCAGTACTACCTCACGCTTGCGATCGGCGGGCCGGTCAACCTGCCCGACAGCGAGATCGCCCATGTCATCGATCGCTTCAAGTCCTACGGCCCGCGGCCGAAGACCGACGGGCAGCAGGCGGCCTGA